Sequence from the Camelus dromedarius isolate mCamDro1 chromosome 12, mCamDro1.pat, whole genome shotgun sequence genome:
tGGATTGCATAAACCGGAAATGACCTGTTCTAGTTGCTGCACTCATCTAAGACATTctaaatttcaaaatgacaaaggaataattcttttaaaaaatcaaacacataCTTAAGTATCTAGATGTGTAACAGTTCAGCAAACAAACAAGTTTAACTCAAACCTTTGAACATGTCACTTAGAAACATTAAGATTTTGGACCCAATTACTCATAGATCATTGACTAGTCCAAAATGCAGTTTGTGTTAATCTGCTGTACAAATCAACCATGTAACAGTAGTCAGGTGATTCTTTTTACTCCAACAAAAGCAACAATAAGAAAGAAAGCAATACTATTTCTAGTAATTAGATAATCAGGATAATAAGACTTGGGTAAAATGAGAATTTCTTGTTCCAGCTTCTTGTTCAATGagcctgtttctcattttcagatAATGAGGATAAAGGTGTCACAACAAAATATGGGAAACTGCTTTCTCTTTATTTAGGCCTtgggaagaaaattaattttggtcacatattaccttaaaaaaaaaaatccagttttacATATTTCTAAACAGAACCAAATgatcagagaaataatttcttctgtaaaaactggccaaattttataaaaaatctAACATACAATGTAATTCAAATTATGTAAAGATTGCTTGGGATCATAACATTTCAAATATATGACAGTTGAAACTCCATCCTAACCAGTGTGGTATTTGCTCTCATGCTGCTTTGGTCCAAAAGAATAGAGCTGAATCAGTAAGAGTAAACTGTAAATACCTAAATCTTTTGCCAACATTAATTTAGATTGCTATTGGCAGCAGAAATATCCATGATGAATAGTTCTACTATAAGtacaataaaagaatatttttcatgaattcaTCACAGTACCAGATAAACTTTTTATAAGAGAAAAACATGAAGGAACAAAAAGAGATGAAACAGCTACCACACAAAAAATAGTGTCTCCCCTATAACTGTATTTGAAGGGATAAAAAGGTGATATTAAAGGTTTGATGATGCTAATATGAAAGGAAATTGAGtactgtatttcttattttatacaaCTCTTACTCTTTACAAAAATGGTTATAGTCATGCCCATAAAAGTGTAACCCATGGCATCTGAAAGCAAACACTCTTTGTAATCATTTAAAagggcctttttaaaaattataatacaaagGTCTGTGCTCTATAAGCAGTCCTCCACTGTGCATTATAACAATAAGGCTTACTTTTAATACAAAGACTGAGTGTTTGGGAGTTATGAGCCACTGGATTTAACAAACATCATTTTGTAGTTGCTTTttgcatcttttttgtttttgggatCCTCCACTTCATCAGGGTGCTCAGTAGCTTGGAGTTCTTCAGCAGATTCTTCTTTTTCTGACTCTGAATCACTTTCAGAGTCATCTGGACTTTCAGGATCAGGtgaatcatcatcatcatcatcatctccagcCCCATCACCTTCTCCATCATGATCTTCTACCTAAAACCATCAATTAACAAGCTATTAAAATAAGTTACCCACTATAAAAACTGGGAAAGACACTAATTTTTGTCACAGTCTTAAAACAGCCCACTCACTACCCATTAAATTAACAGTTTCCGACTGTCTTATGATCAGAGGCTGCCAAAGGAAGAACTGAGGACTCAGGCATCTCCATGTGTTTTATACACTGGGACTTGAGTaggattttgttttaagaaaGGGCTCTGAAGCCCACTCACTTGTCTCCTTTCCCCCCACTCTGAAAACAACATATTATTATAATATCTTCCTGAAGGAAacaatctatttttttaagtaagtaagGCAAGTTAACCACTGATCCACAGAAATGTGGAAAACGGCCATCGATGTTTTACATATTACATTACTTTGGAGTAATTAACCAGTAGTTATAATATGAAAAGAGACAACTTAGGAAACAACTGAGAGAACTCTCCTAAACCACTGCTTATATGAAATATTTGACCTAACTTGAGTATGTTGTTCATGCCTATTTAAGATGTGCTCTAATGATTATCTGAACAGAATTTACATTAAGTTAGTATCCTAAAACTCTCAAAAATGGTTTTCATTATCTACAAAGACCTAGTTtagcacagaaaaatattttaagtaaccATAAGGTTTTCTACATAGGATTCTTGACTGCTAGAGTAATATAACAGAAACAAATGATATCAAATTGGAAATTATCTTCCtatttaatgaaaatatgtaaattactaCCTCACTGAAGCCAAGTCCACAATGTCGTCGATATCTTCCTGATAATTTACTGTCCATACTTTGCTGGTATTGAGACTCCAGTTCTTCAttaattttcttgtcttcttcCCCTGCATGTCCAGTGTACTTTGGTTATGTTTCagtcaaattaataaaaatatttaattatacaaAAAACCCATAGTACAGACGTTACTATATTCAGGGCTGATTTCTCCAACTGTAACTAATTTTACAGTCAATTTTGTGTATGGGTTTATATACCATTAAGTAGTTACTGAACAGACACAAAATAACTAAAGGATGTATTTATGATTACTCCTTTAGTAACCAACCCCCTGAACTACGAAAGTTGtttataaaagatgaaaaacttGTATTTTTCCATGTAGTAATTCAAACCAGATACAAGAGTCTCAGAAGGAACTCCCTGAAGTTcagatattataaatattaattactaaGAACTTAGGGCATTATATGTTTTAGCTTATTTATAGTCTAATGATAGTTCTTCtgatagtaaaattttctcctagtcaCATACAAAAACCCTCTAACAAATGAAAGCTTCTGTCTttgaacaaaaataatgaaaaggcaCACAATTCTATTCAGAGAATGGCTTAATACAATGACGTTGTATtggctttcttttatttcctttatgacTTTCTTTTATTGAACCAATATAAACTTGCTATTTTACCATGCAacatttgattttatatatatataaacatacattgtATGTTATGAAACAGAATACTAAACAACCACCTATATACTTATCACCCAGAAACTAGAACATTACACCAATACCACTGAAGCTTTCTGTACGTGACATTATAATTTGTAAATACAAGaagaatttcacattttaaaagaataaatgcagcagttaaatatatttctattctgCCAAAGCTAAGAGACTCTTTTGCCTTTTGTAGCGATACAAATCAATTTGAAATAATTGTTCAACGCTAGAAAAAAAGACCTATTGATGTCTAAAATGTGCTACATATTTTAGATCAGTGTAAAGTTAATTTAAATAACATGATTAACAGTTCTCCCAAATATATCTAGGTCATTATACTCTATTATTAAAAATGTCCAAGATTAGGGTCAACTTTAAATAGGAGCAAACTTTACTTTTCAGCAGGGTGAATTCAAATCcaaattctaattcatttttagtttttaatttaaaaaaattcccccccccaaattaaaagaaaaagttaatttcttCAGGCTTTGCAATGAGTATTCTTCAAAGATTTCAGAGCAAAACTCAGTAAGCTAAAAACCAATATAATATGCCAACTCTAACACTGTAtattaaataattcataaaaaatatataaattctataGATATTACAGACAAGACAAGGCATAAACCTCAACTACATCTTGTGAATaagtaaaaatgaagacagaaatagGTCAGTTTCTTGGTTAAAATATATTGATGAATACtctcaaatcttttaaaaatcaaagtatatATTGTTACAtgatatatgtttacatatactatgtatttctaatattttaatcattaaaattaatcATCAATTATACACAGaagttagaatattttaaaatatgtacaaatgCTTCATATTCCAAAATTTAGCACCACcactttaattatattttactttctcaCCTGTTCGGAAGTGAGATGTTGATTTGTGATCTCCTATGACAAGACGACCAGTATGTTCTTTCTATAATAGGAAGGCAGAAAATGTATTAGAATCTGAGACCACTAATTCAACACAATTATtaagtgtctactatgtgcccTACACTATTCAAGACTTGCAGGACACAGTTAAGATAAAGGACTAAATTAAGATCCCTGACTTTATGGAACTTACCATTTTTGCATGTGtagggatggggaggagaaacAAAATCAGTAAGTAAATTATAGTACGTCTGCAAGCAATGTCATTAAAGCAAACTAAGCAGAGGAAGGGGATAGAGAGTATGTAAAGATCAAGCTGCAATTTTAAATGGATGAGTAGGTAACTAGAAAAATGAATCAACCTCAAGTTTCTTTCCTAAAAGACCAGTTAAATGAGTTGCTTTAACTTTCCTACCTTCTCTTTCTGATGCCTCACACATATTTTATGGACAGAAAGCAAATGACACTATTTAGCTagctaaaaaatgaaattaatcaatatatttataacatacaaagttacagaaatttaaaatataaaaaatgggagagatcaagatggtggaatCGAAGCGtatggagctcacctcctcccacaaatacattaaaaatacatttacatgtgGAACAACCCTCACAGAATACCTATTGAACATTGGCAGATCTCAAAAATTCAAATCTGCAAGAAAGATCACCACATAACCAGGTAggacaaaagagggaaaaaaaccccaggaAATTGGGGTAGGACCTACACCCGTGGGAGgaggctttgaaaaaaaaaatcctcacccTGGGAATACCCTTCACTGGCTGGGAGATCAACTGGGACAGATAGGGAGCTCccgaggctcagaggagagtgtAACAGCTGGCTCATGACAGGCAGAATAGAGACCAGCACAGATGGTCCTGGCTACCctgctgcactccccaggccaaGATGTGTGACTGCTGGTGGGCATGGGAGCTGCCATCCGGCTTTAGCCAACAGATCCAGGGAGGGGACTGGGATTTGCTGTGTGGAGACAGCTCGAAGGGACTAAAGTGTGTTTCAGGCTACTACTGAGTGGGTACACAGGATGGAGCCTGGATCCACGATATAGCCCTACTGTTGACGCATGTGCAAAAAAGGGAGGGGCAGGTCCCCGCCATAGCAGCCGCTTTCTCACAGCATGCGGAGCTCTGCCTCTATGACATCTGGGAGTGCACAAGCACTGGCGGGGTGCCCATACAGAGGCGGGGCTGAAATCTGAGCCAATCCCCAGAGGCCATGTGACTTCAGAAGGAAAGTGGGCTGAAATCCAAGCTGTGTCCCAGGGGCTGTATAAATTTGGTGGAGTTACGACACTTGTGGCTTTGTAAACTCAATGCTTGTGGGACATCCAAGCGATTTTACTGGTGCTCCTGTGGCTGGGGCAGATCTGGTGTGAGCAGAGACCAGTGTGTGGGCTGATTCCATGGCTTCCACAGCGAGTCCAGATGTGTGACTATAGCAGGTGCCAGTGACTGACTTCAGCGGATTTGTGTGGTGAGTTTGTGTGCACAGCACGAGGGACATCTGGGCTAATGCCTTGAATTCCCATGGCCAAGGCAGTGCCAATGACACTGTACTTTGTATGCACACAGGTGAGGCAATGTCACATAGTGCACGTCCTAGCAGACAGCTCCTACAGAAGGATACTCAGtggctcctctcctctccttcctttgcaTAGGACTTAACATCTTACATGATCTCTCCCTATCCTGAACCCCACTGTTCTAGTCTGGCTAACTCTTTATCCTTTCAGATTCAGATCAGTTCTATTTACGGGAAGCTTTCTTGTGCTGCTAAGCCAAGGTTGGCTACCCCGTCTTAATTTCACAGCACTATGTGCGTAACTCTCTCATAGCAATTGTAATTCTATATTGCTattatctggtttctttcatcaCATAATGGCTCTAAACATGTTATTGAAATCTATGTGACCCCCCATGACCTACTATattgcctggcatgtagtagataGTCAATAATTATTGGTAAAATGCATGAAGCATTCCCCTATGAACAGCAAAAACAAAGTGCAAAATTTCATCCCAAAAtgcttaaaacagaaaaagtctTCCTATTTCTCCCAGATTAGGTTTGCAGAAAGACTACTGGGACAATGGtaggaaaataaatttacttgcttacaaaaaaaatgaatgtttagaAATCACTGTACTTCCATGTAAAAATGAACTGCTAGGAACAAGTTTTTTCTCAGTAGATGTTTTCCTGGCACCTATActttatatcttctattatgtTAATCAAACTGAAATAGATTTCAAAAtatactgaacatttttaaaattaattttttgataaAGGCCATTCCCTTGGCTACTACTTCAAGGGCTGGAAGGAGGTATAAAATATGAAAGGCCTCCCAAATGGTCTGCCCAGAAATACTCTGTATCAATTCATCAGGCTAACAAATGGCAAGTCATAaactccaattttttttctctgtatagtcTCTAAACATTACTGCCCAGTGGCACTGAGAATCCCAGAAGTGGCTCAGAAATAGTATAAATTTTAAGTGCTCAGTTAGGTCAGCTATATTTTGAAAGCCTTTTAAAGTAATCATGCAGAACAGTAAGTATCTTCACTGCTTCTCACtgaacatacattaaaaaaagggcattattttcaaagaaaaaataaaaatatattctgccGGATGCTTACCTTTCCTGCACCCATAAGTCTCaagaacttttgttttctttcttcattacCTAAGTCTGCTGCCTCCCAATTGCTAGATCcaagctggaaaagaaaatggccaattaatttttttgcataataataaatattgaaaattaaatCCCAAGTTTTTTCCCTGTCAGTTTTAATTATAAACAGGGCTCATTCTTGCTTAGGAAGTTAAGCATAAGCATGATATTCGAATGAATATATACACTCCTTTTCTGTTACCTCAAGGCAAACTCCTTTAGTTCCTTTGCAGCCAGAATTTGGTTCTCAAAAGTTTACACCTGTAAGAATCACCTGGACGACTGGTTAAAACACACTGCTGGGCTACACCCTGAGAGTttcagattcagtaggtctagggtggggctTGAGGATTTATTTCACTTCTAACAAATTCCTAAGAGATGCTGACACTGTTGATGtaggggccacactttgagaccTACTGTCTTTGGGTCTTGTAGGGCCTTAGAGCACCTAATACTTTTAACCCAGAAGGCTGTTACTGCTACAGTTGTTAACTGAAGTTAAAAACTCTGGTTTTAGTGATACTTTAAAGGACAGTATAACATCAGAGTCTATCGGACCCAAttttagtttttcagttttttgagtaGTTCCTGTAAGGACTGATGTGTTATGACCTTGATCCTTAAAGGTCTTCCAAAGAACAAtgagaaaatttacttttttttttaaaaaggaagaaataaaactcattcTATTTTGTGATTAACAAATGGGTCTATTAAACCcttttataaatttaagaaatactatGGAATCCTAGTTATATTCTCCCCTGCATCTTAAATATAAGAATTACTTCATTATAATTCCCTACATCTTGAAACAAATGTAAGATTTATTTCACTACAAGTCATTAATCATCCTAATTATgctcaaactgacaaaaatagtACATAGAAAAATGGTAGAAAAGTTTTCTCATCATGTTGTCCAAAGTATTGCATCATTTTTCAAGAAGAAATCACTCCTGTTGTATACTTCTAAGCCTTCTTTGGACAGAGTTGacaattttacatttctactCATAATGGCAATTGAgtagaaaactgaaaactgacaGGAGGCATTTCACAATTACTGATGAATTAGGCGAATACAAAATGACAGAAAGTGGACTCTTAAACTAATGATAATGGCAAACTTAAGTGTATATGCCAAAATCTTAGACTATGAGTCTTTGGATGATCACTTTTCTCCAATCCAGCAATCAatgagagaccaaaaaaaaaaaaaaaaaaaagttaagaaaagatGATACTCTCATCTAGAAAGTCATTCAACAGGAAGAACTTTATCTTGCAATATTTTGCAACATTGCAGTAACAGTCTGGACCACCCTGTTTTTCTAAGCTACatatgtttcattttatcattCATGGCATTTGTACATTAAAATTTACTTGGCATGGTCTATAAGCACCATACTAAGTAAATGCTGAGGGTAGACGGGAaggaatacagaaatgaaaacattcactGGGCTGATCATTCTAATTGAGTTtataatctaaaaatgaaaatgatttgcAATTACAGAGCAAAGAAGACAACACTCCTTTGACACAAAACTATGAGCAATCAAAGGTTTCAAAAAATTCTTCAAGTATTTTAATGATGCAAATGCAAGAACTCAAGaactaaaataaaactaaaatctatCAGAAATAGGTTTGAAATCTGAAATTGTTTCAGTTTCACACATGAAAACTGACAAGCAGTTAGCTGTATTCATAGAATGCTTTCACAATACATATACcccaaatatataatttatatattgtgAAAACCAAGAAAATTTGGTTTGCTATGGTTAAGTTCATATCAAAATTtctaataaagttgtttttttttaactattcttcTATTCTTACTTTTGAAAATTACTCATAAAAGATGAATAGAATAGACATATAAAAACAATGATGACCATTCTTCCTGGGCATATGACTGTTGAAGTATTTGTACCACACTGGCCACCCACTTACGGTTCTTCTAAATTCTTTTTGGTGGCGGGCTTACTATATATTCTCATGATTCTGGCTAATGAAGTTCCAAATCTC
This genomic interval carries:
- the C12H11orf58 gene encoding small acidic protein encodes the protein MSAARDSHPHGVKRSASPDDDLGSSNWEAADLGNEERKQKFLRLMGAGKKEHTGRLVIGDHKSTSHFRTGEEDKKINEELESQYQQSMDSKLSGRYRRHCGLGFSEVEDHDGEGDGAGDDDDDDDSPDPESPDDSESDSESEKEESAEELQATEHPDEVEDPKNKKDAKSNYKMMFVKSSGS